The Fibrobacter sp. UWB4 genome includes a window with the following:
- a CDS encoding ATP-dependent helicase codes for MDDFVECNVVDDSVLDKELNPEQAAAAKKINGPMLILAGAGSGKTRCITYKIAHLVSYHKIDSNRVLAVTFTNKAAREMKDRIQKLLNCRKPFTWMGTFHSVCLKLLKLCLAKESVIKALGGKWFDANFSIYDDDDQKRILKEILKDDLGDDYDVNELKKVHSAISRFKNTVLYKNDKAVLQTPDVAALNAEFADEERKARYYAAYQKKLAESNAMDFDDLLFNTVRMLQMVPNLAEQLRQRFQYVVVDEYQDTNDVQYELLKLLINPETKNVTVVGDDDQSIYGWRGANIKIIRNFHRDFAPVTIVKLERNYRSTANIVKGAGSVIAHNVRPAEMQKNVFSKEEAGELIHVRYFEDDRAEASNIAKTVAQAGPDFYAKTAIFYRTNAQSRVLEKALNDLRIPSVIFGGTRFWDRKEIKDVLAYLRVLANEKDDAAYLRVINTPPRAIGKTTVEGVLAKVKAGEGSFWDNLLTEANGTGRGAPKLKVFTDLVTNWKNMMTSGEYPLPILAEHIINDTGYKDFLRKEDEVTADERIANLDEMINAIREFDEEHPGATLDAFLQDISLLTDGDKKVDTSKGLVTLMTIHMAKGLEFNTVHLAGCDDEIFPLVRGTSMLSMAEINEQMEEERRLFYVGCTRAEKKLYLYHAERRFFQGNIRPFAPSRFLKELDPSVVDFTPCLNTRPSVPDFVGNTRSKPSYGSYGSSNYGSRPSYGNSGSGNSYGNSYGNRSFGGNSYGGGSRGSYGSGSGNSYGGGSYGSYGSRPAPVPQSIKKNDKHIVYRNPVKVVKSPAPSGPTIEYDNPYHEGARVRHSRYGTGVIMKAYGSGDNARVDVRFDRENMNRTIILKYAALEVIG; via the coding sequence ATGGACGATTTCGTAGAATGCAATGTTGTTGATGATAGTGTTTTAGATAAAGAGTTAAACCCGGAACAGGCCGCCGCCGCGAAAAAGATTAACGGCCCGATGCTGATTTTGGCCGGTGCTGGTTCTGGAAAGACGCGTTGCATTACTTACAAGATTGCCCACCTGGTATCTTACCACAAGATTGACTCCAATCGCGTACTGGCGGTGACCTTTACGAACAAGGCCGCCCGCGAAATGAAGGATCGTATCCAGAAACTTTTGAATTGCCGAAAGCCGTTCACGTGGATGGGCACGTTCCACTCCGTATGCCTTAAGCTTTTGAAGCTCTGCCTGGCGAAGGAATCCGTAATCAAGGCGCTTGGTGGCAAGTGGTTTGATGCAAACTTTTCCATTTACGATGACGATGACCAGAAGCGCATCCTCAAGGAAATCTTGAAGGACGACCTGGGCGACGATTACGACGTGAATGAACTGAAAAAGGTCCACAGCGCCATTTCCCGTTTCAAGAATACGGTCTTGTACAAGAACGACAAGGCTGTCTTGCAGACTCCGGATGTGGCTGCTTTGAACGCCGAATTTGCCGATGAAGAACGCAAGGCCCGCTATTACGCGGCTTACCAGAAAAAGCTTGCGGAATCGAATGCAATGGACTTTGACGACTTGCTGTTCAATACGGTTCGCATGTTGCAGATGGTCCCGAATTTGGCGGAACAGCTTAGACAACGTTTCCAGTACGTTGTCGTGGATGAATACCAGGACACAAACGACGTTCAGTATGAACTTTTGAAATTGCTCATCAATCCGGAAACCAAAAACGTGACGGTAGTGGGCGATGACGACCAAAGTATTTATGGTTGGCGCGGCGCGAACATCAAAATTATCCGCAACTTCCACCGCGATTTTGCTCCGGTGACGATTGTCAAGCTCGAACGCAATTACCGCTCGACTGCAAACATCGTGAAGGGTGCGGGTTCCGTGATTGCACATAACGTCCGTCCTGCCGAAATGCAGAAGAACGTGTTTTCCAAGGAAGAAGCGGGCGAGCTTATTCACGTGCGCTATTTTGAAGATGACCGTGCCGAAGCATCAAACATTGCAAAGACGGTGGCGCAGGCGGGTCCTGATTTTTATGCCAAGACTGCCATTTTCTACCGCACGAACGCGCAGTCCCGTGTGCTTGAAAAGGCGCTCAACGATTTGCGCATCCCGTCGGTGATTTTTGGCGGTACAAGATTCTGGGACCGCAAGGAAATCAAGGATGTGCTTGCTTACTTGCGCGTGCTCGCCAACGAAAAAGACGATGCAGCCTATTTGCGCGTGATTAACACTCCGCCACGTGCCATCGGCAAGACGACCGTCGAAGGCGTACTCGCCAAGGTGAAAGCGGGCGAGGGTTCGTTCTGGGACAATCTACTCACCGAGGCAAACGGCACGGGGCGCGGCGCTCCGAAGCTCAAGGTGTTCACCGACCTTGTGACGAACTGGAAGAACATGATGACTTCTGGCGAGTATCCGCTCCCGATTCTTGCTGAACATATCATCAATGATACGGGCTATAAGGACTTCTTGCGCAAGGAAGACGAAGTCACTGCCGACGAACGAATTGCGAACTTGGACGAAATGATCAACGCTATCCGTGAATTTGACGAAGAACATCCGGGCGCAACGCTCGATGCGTTCTTGCAGGATATTTCGCTCTTGACGGATGGCGACAAGAAGGTCGATACGTCGAAGGGCCTTGTGACGCTTATGACGATTCACATGGCGAAGGGTTTGGAATTCAATACGGTTCACCTGGCGGGTTGCGATGATGAAATCTTCCCGCTCGTGCGTGGAACTTCGATGCTCTCGATGGCCGAAATCAACGAGCAAATGGAAGAAGAACGGCGCCTGTTCTACGTGGGCTGCACCCGTGCTGAAAAGAAACTTTATCTGTACCATGCGGAACGCAGGTTCTTCCAGGGGAACATTAGACCGTTTGCGCCGTCACGCTTCCTTAAGGAATTGGATCCGTCCGTTGTAGACTTTACGCCGTGCTTGAATACGCGTCCGTCTGTTCCTGATTTTGTTGGCAATACGCGTTCCAAACCGTCTTACGGTTCGTACGGCTCGTCGAACTATGGCTCCCGTCCATCTTATGGCAACTCGGGTTCGGGCAACTCTTATGGAAATTCGTATGGCAATCGCTCGTTTGGCGGAAATTCGTATGGCGGAGGTTCTCGCGGCAGCTATGGGAGCGGTTCCGGCAATTCGTACGGTGGCGGTTCTTACGGCTCGTATGGCTCTCGCCCGGCGCCTGTGCCTCAATCCATCAAGAAGAACGACAAGCATATTGTCTACCGCAATCCGGTGAAGGTCGTGAAATCGCCTGCTCCGTCCGGCCCGACAATCGAGTACGATAATCCGTACCACGAGGGCGCTCGCGTTCGCCATTCCAGGTATGGAACGGGCGTGATTATGAAGGCTTATGGCAGTGGCGATAACGCCCGCGTCGATGTGCGCTTCGACCGCGAGAACATGAACCGCACCATCATCCTCAAATACGCCGCATTGGAAGTGATTGGTTGA
- the efp gene encoding elongation factor P, whose amino-acid sequence MGTVSTNEFRKKLKIMVDGQPYEIIENQFVKPGKGQAFNRVRIKNLVTGRTLERTWKSGDTVEEADVTYTEMTYLYNDGSTWYFLNSETQETEEISKEALNGCEVWLLDGATVEVTWWKDPKTMATLPIEVIPPTFVDLMIVDAPPAVQGNTSGNVMREATLETGAKVMIPLFIENNTKIRVDTRDGSYLERAK is encoded by the coding sequence ATGGGTACTGTAAGCACCAACGAATTCCGTAAAAAATTGAAAATCATGGTTGATGGTCAGCCGTATGAAATCATCGAAAACCAGTTTGTGAAGCCGGGTAAGGGTCAGGCTTTCAACCGCGTTCGTATCAAGAACTTGGTGACAGGCCGTACTCTCGAACGCACTTGGAAGAGCGGTGATACGGTGGAAGAAGCTGATGTGACCTACACCGAAATGACCTACCTCTACAACGACGGTTCTACTTGGTACTTCCTCAACAGCGAAACTCAGGAAACTGAAGAAATCTCCAAGGAAGCTCTCAATGGCTGCGAAGTCTGGCTCCTCGATGGCGCAACTGTCGAAGTCACTTGGTGGAAGGACCCGAAGACGATGGCTACACTTCCGATCGAAGTTATCCCGCCGACCTTCGTTGACTTGATGATCGTTGACGCACCTCCGGCAGTTCAGGGCAACACCAGCGGTAACGTGATGCGTGAAGCTACTCTCGAAACTGGCGCTAAGGTGATGATTCCGCTCTTCATCGAAAACAACACCAAGATCCGCGTGGACACCCGCGACGGTTCTTACCTCGAACGCGCTAAGTAA
- a CDS encoding sialate O-acetylesterase — MGMYKKLSGFASVACFAAGFLAFGAAPSVAAPDPNFHIYIAYGQSNMGGTADAQSADKVENSRFKIFATQKCSGKGRNTLGDIYPAVPSLFNCGNTISVADWFGRTMADSMPDVTIGIIPVAVGGASIKLFDQDQYKTYLLTAETWLQNYAKEYASDGNVTKTIIDIAKKAQEKGVIKGFIFHQGETDGGYSDWPKIVKKTRDDILKALDMSSDTVPFVAGELLREGCCYSDRVSKLPKSMDNTYYASSEGLGGNGVDRYHFNHDAYVEFGKRYAAQMLKAVNRKPVEPVPQKPFGKVQGDSVVAGDPAKIPGKIEAENYDITGVGSGNSSYSDNDSENRGGEYRKDGVDIYEGGDNYAIGYTQEGEWLEYTVDVVSGGAYGVSVNYASGSESSGLSLLLDDKEIVPPMTLSKTGEDWSVYKTENLGNFDLEAGKHVLKILITGNYVNIDWLEFFHEYVSVRPKFMASQVFATYDVFDMLGAHVGRIEARTVQDVPQKVRALVKPNGTYLAKSRNGSATIRVIK; from the coding sequence ATGGGAATGTATAAAAAGCTTTCTGGTTTTGCGTCCGTGGCGTGTTTTGCCGCGGGCTTTCTTGCGTTCGGGGCAGCTCCTTCTGTGGCCGCTCCAGATCCGAATTTCCACATTTACATTGCGTACGGGCAGTCCAACATGGGCGGCACCGCGGATGCGCAGAGCGCGGACAAGGTCGAAAATTCTCGTTTCAAGATTTTCGCGACGCAAAAATGCTCGGGCAAGGGGCGCAATACGCTCGGTGATATTTACCCGGCGGTGCCCTCGCTCTTTAACTGTGGCAACACGATTTCTGTGGCGGACTGGTTTGGCCGTACGATGGCGGATAGCATGCCTGACGTGACCATCGGGATTATCCCGGTGGCTGTGGGAGGCGCAAGCATCAAGCTCTTTGACCAGGACCAGTACAAAACTTATCTCTTGACGGCAGAAACCTGGCTCCAGAACTACGCGAAGGAATACGCAAGCGATGGCAACGTGACGAAGACGATTATCGACATCGCGAAAAAGGCGCAGGAAAAGGGCGTTATCAAGGGATTCATTTTCCACCAGGGCGAAACTGATGGCGGCTATTCCGACTGGCCTAAAATCGTGAAGAAAACCCGAGACGACATTCTCAAGGCGCTCGACATGAGTTCCGATACGGTGCCGTTTGTGGCGGGCGAACTCTTGCGCGAAGGCTGCTGCTATTCCGATCGCGTGTCGAAACTCCCGAAATCGATGGACAACACCTACTACGCCTCGTCTGAAGGCTTGGGCGGTAACGGCGTGGACCGCTACCACTTCAATCACGATGCCTACGTGGAATTCGGCAAGCGTTATGCGGCGCAGATGCTCAAGGCGGTGAACCGCAAGCCCGTGGAACCAGTTCCGCAGAAGCCGTTTGGCAAGGTGCAAGGCGATAGCGTTGTCGCTGGAGATCCTGCAAAAATTCCGGGCAAGATTGAAGCTGAAAATTATGACATCACGGGCGTCGGTTCTGGCAATTCCTCTTACTCGGATAACGATTCCGAAAACAGGGGCGGCGAGTATCGCAAGGACGGCGTGGATATTTATGAGGGTGGTGACAATTACGCTATTGGTTACACGCAGGAAGGTGAGTGGCTGGAATACACCGTGGATGTCGTATCTGGAGGCGCGTATGGCGTCAGCGTCAATTATGCCTCAGGTTCCGAATCTTCTGGCTTGAGTTTGCTCTTGGACGATAAGGAAATTGTCCCGCCGATGACGCTTTCAAAGACGGGCGAGGACTGGAGCGTGTATAAAACAGAAAATCTGGGAAATTTTGATTTGGAAGCCGGAAAGCACGTGCTGAAAATTCTGATTACGGGCAACTACGTGAATATCGATTGGCTTGAGTTCTTCCATGAGTATGTTTCGGTTCGCCCAAAGTTTATGGCAAGCCAAGTGTTTGCCACCTACGATGTGTTCGATATGCTCGGGGCACATGTAGGCCGTATTGAGGCTCGGACCGTTCAAGATGTTCCGCAGAAAGTCCGTGCACTTGTGAAGCCTAACGGCACGTACCTCGCGAAATCCCGTAACGGCTCCGCGACGATCCGCGTGATAAAGTAA
- the thiL gene encoding thiamine-phosphate kinase, whose amino-acid sequence MKFPDLGEFRFVTKILEGACPLRNEPPAHRGWLSAGDDCAIFDGWLVTKDLSVENTHFRLDWSSPEQAVEKHIVSNVSDVSSMGGRPKIAVLGICVNRNWSEETRNRIAEAFAQGFERRGITLIGGDTVAGDVGMFSTTLLGTTDGETALLRSAAKPGDHVFVAGTLGKSDAGLWILMNRPEEAKRFPRLVEYHLSPKICEDAGAQLVKQGVRGACMDISDGLSSEANHLALSSGVSIEIDEEKLPIDDDVLEMCEYFGLSPLKFALNGGEEYELLFTSEVTNSIYLKGTPKWGKIHDVGLVSCGSGVSLKRKLGGRITLNAQAWSHL is encoded by the coding sequence ATGAAATTCCCAGATCTTGGCGAGTTCAGGTTCGTCACTAAAATTTTAGAAGGGGCTTGCCCCTTAAGAAACGAGCCGCCGGCACACCGCGGCTGGCTGTCTGCTGGAGATGACTGCGCCATCTTTGACGGATGGCTTGTTACAAAGGATCTATCGGTCGAGAACACGCACTTCCGCCTGGACTGGTCTAGTCCAGAACAGGCGGTCGAGAAGCACATTGTGTCCAATGTCTCGGATGTGTCTTCGATGGGCGGTCGCCCCAAAATTGCCGTGCTCGGAATTTGCGTGAACAGAAACTGGAGCGAAGAAACTCGAAACAGAATTGCTGAAGCTTTTGCGCAAGGCTTTGAGAGAAGAGGAATTACGCTGATTGGCGGTGATACGGTTGCTGGCGATGTCGGGATGTTTTCGACAACGCTTCTTGGCACGACCGATGGCGAAACGGCGCTCTTACGCAGTGCGGCAAAGCCGGGCGATCACGTTTTTGTGGCGGGCACTCTCGGCAAATCCGACGCCGGACTTTGGATTTTGATGAACCGTCCCGAAGAGGCAAAACGCTTCCCGCGCCTGGTCGAGTACCACCTTTCCCCGAAAATTTGCGAAGATGCTGGGGCGCAGCTGGTAAAACAGGGGGTGCGTGGCGCCTGTATGGACATTAGCGATGGTCTTAGTTCCGAAGCGAACCACCTTGCGCTTTCGTCTGGCGTTTCCATCGAAATCGACGAGGAAAAATTGCCTATTGACGATGATGTTTTGGAAATGTGCGAGTATTTTGGCCTGTCTCCCCTCAAATTTGCGTTAAATGGTGGTGAAGAATATGAACTCCTTTTTACTTCTGAAGTTACAAATAGTATATATTTGAAGGGAACGCCCAAGTGGGGCAAAATCCACGACGTCGGTTTAGTAAGTTGTGGGAGTGGAGTTTCTTTGAAAAGAAAACTTGGTGGTAGGATTACTTTAAACGCTCAGGCGTGGTCGCATCTATGA
- a CDS encoding AAA family ATPase, whose protein sequence is MKLNVENFGKIKSACVELNGFTILVGDNNSGKTYLMQLIYGVINALCNITNFKSSLFEEYPFKVNKENILEFQADINKWLDDNKNKIVEDTFNNKLVIDSLSVEIDENDITKDPFLFQRIESSEIEKATKKVYFSPKVDKTGDVFLGIETEEYIHILAKEQEQTKSFWITLFVDFLFESILCTIGSSRTLYLPVARSGLNLVYRDLMAAMVKPREYNLGTPLNLVPESKKLGLSKPVFDYLLFMQTYKPDENRLKKNKDIIDFINKKIIKGNIIYIGDEIRYITDNGVNLPLFLASSMVNELTPVVHLLSSVEPVGYVFYDEIETSQHPTTQIQLARLMNRLVNSGINLIVSTHSDTMAAAISNLVALSFARNKEEKCKKLGYEFDDLLKNDSVYAYQFIKDENGQMVVSEIPKFNELGMGFDFSLFSEVSNSIFETAKIIYGDV, encoded by the coding sequence ATGAAGCTAAATGTTGAAAATTTTGGAAAAATTAAATCTGCATGTGTAGAGTTGAATGGATTCACTATACTTGTTGGAGATAACAATAGTGGTAAAACGTACCTAATGCAATTGATATATGGAGTTATCAATGCTCTTTGCAATATCACTAATTTTAAAAGCTCCTTGTTTGAAGAGTATCCATTTAAGGTTAATAAAGAAAATATTCTTGAATTTCAAGCGGATATCAATAAATGGTTGGATGATAATAAGAATAAAATAGTAGAGGATACATTTAATAATAAATTGGTTATTGATTCTCTTTCGGTGGAAATTGATGAAAATGACATAACGAAAGATCCCTTTCTATTTCAAAGAATAGAATCGTCTGAAATAGAAAAGGCTACAAAAAAAGTTTATTTTTCTCCAAAAGTTGATAAGACCGGAGATGTTTTTTTAGGAATAGAGACGGAAGAATATATACATATTTTAGCGAAAGAACAAGAACAGACAAAATCTTTTTGGATTACGCTTTTTGTAGATTTTTTGTTTGAGTCCATTTTGTGTACGATTGGTAGTTCTAGGACTTTATATTTACCTGTTGCTCGTTCAGGTCTTAATTTGGTATACAGAGATTTGATGGCTGCTATGGTTAAACCTAGAGAATATAATTTAGGTACTCCATTAAATTTGGTGCCGGAATCAAAAAAATTGGGACTTTCTAAGCCTGTTTTTGATTATTTACTATTTATGCAAACTTATAAACCTGATGAAAATAGGTTGAAAAAAAATAAGGATATCATTGATTTTATCAACAAAAAAATAATTAAGGGAAACATAATCTATATTGGTGATGAAATTCGGTATATAACCGATAATGGTGTAAATTTACCTCTTTTTCTAGCATCGTCAATGGTGAATGAACTGACGCCAGTTGTTCATCTTTTGTCTTCTGTTGAACCTGTTGGTTATGTTTTTTATGATGAAATAGAAACTAGCCAACATCCAACGACTCAAATTCAATTGGCTCGTTTAATGAATCGTCTTGTCAATTCTGGCATAAATTTGATTGTCAGTACTCATAGTGATACCATGGCTGCTGCTATATCAAATTTAGTTGCACTTTCTTTTGCGAGGAATAAAGAAGAAAAATGCAAAAAACTTGGGTATGAATTTGATGATTTGTTAAAGAATGATTCAGTTTACGCATATCAGTTTATAAAAGACGAAAATGGTCAAATGGTTGTTTCTGAAATTCCCAAATTTAATGAATTAGGTATGGGGTTTGATTTCTCTTTGTTTTCAGAAGTATCAAATAGTATTTTTGAAACAGCAAAAATAATTTATGGGGATGTATAA
- a CDS encoding GspE/PulE family protein has product MKDSSSLGQLLVRVNLINEDQLKYAEEEVKFWTQKGKKLTLTQVLLKAEMVKPEQLTDILGVQMQSVTKKRIGEMLLDQGFITQEQLNEALEKQKTSGGKRLGSILVDLKFIQQDKLMKILCSQFEVPYVKLDSIKLDEKVYEFISEDQCKANKIVPLYVTKDARQALVVAMADPTNVRLRDSIKFKVKRNVDVVMASEQDIKKTIDILFAGHGPAEESLAELIGSSGDDELETVERGSSTSDEPELSDEEGRQVVKIVTTLIHEAIARHASDIHLEPQETFLKLRYRIDGDLQVMSPIPARLMPQILSRIKLLSKMDIAEKRKPLDGRFTVRYKGSEVDLRVSSFPISLRKRGVCEKIVMRILDPNSGQFPLREMGFDPRVLKQFIDAINAPNGIVLVTGPTGSGKSTTLYASIREILDSTINISTMEDPVELNIDGVNQGQINNAAGFTFAAGIRALLRQDPDVIMIGEMRDQETSTMAIEAALTGHLVFSTLHTNDAAGAFPRLLEMGLEPFLVSTAIKGVLAQRLVRRICKNCKEPVEISQELRDELHLSPDMQFYHGRGCEKCDGSGFKGRCGIYEFLVPNEAVRNLVIKRASGDEIKREAIKSCEMITLRMDGINKALQGLTTLEQAVGASTADE; this is encoded by the coding sequence ATGAAGGATTCAAGCAGTTTAGGACAGTTGCTGGTTCGCGTTAACCTGATTAATGAGGATCAGCTGAAGTACGCTGAAGAAGAAGTCAAGTTCTGGACACAGAAGGGTAAAAAGTTGACCCTGACTCAGGTCCTTCTCAAAGCGGAGATGGTAAAACCTGAGCAGCTTACGGATATTTTGGGTGTCCAGATGCAGAGTGTCACCAAAAAGCGTATTGGTGAAATGCTTCTGGACCAGGGCTTTATTACGCAGGAACAGCTGAACGAAGCCCTTGAAAAGCAGAAAACTTCGGGCGGCAAGCGTCTCGGCAGCATTCTTGTCGATTTGAAATTCATCCAGCAAGATAAGCTGATGAAGATTCTTTGCAGCCAGTTCGAAGTTCCTTACGTCAAGCTCGATTCCATCAAGCTTGATGAAAAGGTCTACGAGTTTATCTCCGAAGACCAGTGCAAGGCGAACAAGATTGTTCCGCTTTACGTGACAAAGGATGCTCGCCAGGCGCTCGTTGTTGCCATGGCGGACCCGACGAACGTTCGCCTCAGGGATTCCATCAAGTTCAAGGTCAAGCGCAATGTCGATGTGGTCATGGCGTCTGAACAGGACATCAAGAAGACGATCGACATCCTCTTTGCGGGCCACGGCCCGGCCGAAGAGTCCCTTGCGGAGCTTATCGGATCTTCTGGCGACGATGAACTCGAAACTGTCGAACGCGGTAGCAGTACAAGCGATGAACCGGAACTTTCTGATGAAGAAGGCCGCCAGGTCGTGAAGATCGTGACGACCTTGATCCACGAAGCTATTGCGCGTCATGCATCCGATATTCACCTTGAACCGCAGGAGACGTTCCTTAAGCTGCGCTACCGTATTGACGGTGACTTGCAGGTGATGTCTCCGATTCCGGCACGACTCATGCCGCAGATCCTTTCGCGTATCAAGCTCTTGTCCAAGATGGACATTGCAGAAAAGCGTAAGCCGTTGGACGGACGTTTCACGGTGCGCTACAAGGGATCCGAAGTTGACCTTCGTGTAAGCTCGTTCCCGATTTCTTTGCGTAAGCGCGGCGTTTGCGAAAAGATCGTTATGCGTATTTTGGACCCGAATTCGGGTCAGTTCCCGCTACGTGAAATGGGTTTTGACCCCCGTGTGCTCAAGCAGTTTATTGATGCCATTAATGCCCCGAACGGCATTGTGCTCGTTACCGGTCCGACGGGTTCCGGTAAGTCTACGACGCTTTACGCTTCTATTCGAGAAATTTTGGATTCCACGATCAACATCTCGACGATGGAAGACCCGGTGGAATTGAATATTGACGGTGTGAACCAGGGCCAGATCAACAATGCCGCAGGCTTTACCTTTGCGGCGGGCATTCGTGCCTTGCTCCGTCAGGACCCGGACGTGATCATGATCGGTGAAATGCGTGACCAGGAAACCTCGACGATGGCTATCGAAGCTGCTTTGACGGGTCACTTGGTCTTCAGTACGCTCCATACGAACGACGCTGCCGGCGCATTCCCTCGTTTGCTCGAAATGGGACTGGAACCGTTCCTTGTGTCTACCGCTATTAAGGGTGTGTTGGCCCAGCGACTTGTGCGCCGCATTTGCAAGAACTGCAAGGAACCGGTCGAAATCTCGCAGGAACTTCGCGATGAACTCCACCTCTCGCCGGACATGCAGTTCTATCATGGCCGCGGTTGTGAAAAGTGCGATGGTTCGGGCTTCAAGGGCCGTTGCGGTATTTACGAGTTCCTCGTGCCGAACGAAGCTGTGCGTAATCTCGTGATCAAGCGCGCTTCCGGTGACGAAATCAAGCGCGAGGCCATCAAGTCTTGCGAAATGATTACGCTCCGTATGGACGGCATCAACAAGGCTCTCCAGGGCTTGACCACGCTTGAGCAGGCCGTTGGCGCTTCCACCGCCGACGAATAA
- a CDS encoding outer membrane beta-barrel protein, which translates to MLFEKMMKVAAVVLLLAGGAESAAATDRPLRLGTHLNLSKVNEITDAPWGVYADGVGSGATLSFDALYQLSNRFALHPSVGLDYRYFISDDQQMGVSCDGCSESLWEGDNKDYLLYLEIPVMAQFQIPEIIYFEAGPVFDFLLMRKSEFYIPKEHRQDKCHDDRFFGAGLSVGLGHEFSFGLFVDVHLSYQLTDVVTVNKTCGSYTVSGWNSRTDNATGTESVEKEFEYIDEGMVGSYYLFNKIQLGIGYWF; encoded by the coding sequence ATGTTGTTTGAAAAAATGATGAAGGTCGCCGCAGTCGTTCTCTTGCTAGCCGGTGGGGCTGAATCGGCTGCTGCGACTGACAGACCTTTGCGATTGGGAACTCACTTGAACTTGAGTAAGGTTAACGAGATTACCGATGCTCCCTGGGGTGTTTATGCGGACGGTGTCGGGTCCGGCGCAACGCTTTCGTTTGATGCGCTGTACCAGCTTTCGAACCGTTTTGCGCTGCATCCTTCGGTCGGGCTAGACTACCGCTATTTTATTTCGGACGATCAACAAATGGGTGTTAGCTGCGATGGATGCTCAGAATCTTTGTGGGAAGGTGATAATAAGGATTATCTACTTTATTTAGAAATTCCTGTGATGGCGCAGTTCCAGATTCCAGAAATAATTTATTTCGAGGCGGGGCCGGTTTTTGATTTTTTGCTTATGCGAAAAAGTGAATTTTATATTCCGAAAGAACATCGGCAGGACAAATGCCATGACGACCGCTTTTTCGGAGCAGGCTTATCTGTAGGTCTCGGACACGAATTTTCTTTTGGCCTCTTTGTCGATGTGCACTTGTCATATCAACTGACCGATGTTGTGACGGTCAATAAAACTTGTGGCAGCTACACCGTTTCTGGATGGAATAGCCGTACGGACAATGCGACGGGTACCGAATCCGTCGAAAAGGAATTCGAATATATCGACGAAGGTATGGTCGGTTCGTATTACCTATTCAACAAAATTCAGCTCGGCATCGGCTATTGGTTTTAA
- a CDS encoding KamA family radical SAM protein produces MDNSVKTFTHISEFLDYLGNDFTGLTSEMRTNLDQEPTFAFNCSKHYADLIKNSAEPVKLLREVLPSKDELKEAPGFVDDPVGDLPAGKSECILQKYDNRALIVSTSACGVRCRFCFRRNYPFQDTQNIASEVSNWLDVHTSIWEVILSGGDPLTLGPGPFRDLVEAIAFHPSVTTLRIHTRLPIMRPDLVMQHFELLRELPARFNCVLVVHVNHPDELDEESAAVFAQLKFSGWTLLNQSVLLKGVNDEAETLERLSRRLFEQGVLPYYLHQLDHAKGVAHFEVSDERAREFIAQIRTKLPGYQVPKLVREIAGEKSKTPV; encoded by the coding sequence ATGGACAATTCTGTTAAAACCTTCACGCATATTTCTGAATTTTTAGACTATTTGGGCAATGATTTTACCGGTTTGACAAGCGAAATGCGCACAAACCTCGACCAAGAGCCCACGTTCGCATTCAACTGTTCCAAGCACTACGCCGACCTCATCAAGAATTCGGCCGAGCCCGTCAAACTGCTACGCGAGGTTCTCCCAAGCAAGGACGAACTCAAGGAAGCCCCCGGCTTTGTCGATGACCCTGTGGGCGACCTCCCCGCCGGCAAGTCCGAATGCATCTTGCAAAAGTACGACAACCGCGCCCTCATCGTTTCGACTTCTGCCTGCGGTGTGCGCTGCAGGTTCTGCTTTAGGCGCAATTACCCCTTCCAGGACACACAGAATATCGCGAGTGAAGTTTCGAACTGGCTCGACGTCCATACGAGCATTTGGGAAGTCATCCTCTCGGGCGGAGACCCGCTCACGCTTGGCCCGGGACCGTTCCGCGACCTCGTGGAAGCAATCGCATTCCACCCGTCTGTCACGACGCTCCGCATCCACACGCGACTCCCGATCATGCGACCGGACCTCGTGATGCAGCATTTTGAACTTTTGCGCGAACTCCCCGCGCGATTCAACTGCGTACTCGTGGTACACGTGAACCACCCTGATGAATTGGACGAAGAATCTGCCGCCGTTTTTGCACAACTTAAATTCAGCGGTTGGACGCTCTTGAACCAGAGCGTTCTTTTGAAAGGCGTGAACGACGAAGCCGAAACGCTTGAACGCTTGAGCCGCAGGCTATTTGAGCAAGGAGTGCTCCCCTACTACCTGCACCAGCTCGACCACGCGAAAGGTGTCGCCCATTTTGAAGTCAGCGACGAACGAGCCCGAGAGTTCATCGCGCAAATCCGCACCAAGCTCCCCGGCTATCAAGTGCCCAAGCTCGTGCGAGAAATCGCCGGAGAAAAGAGCAAGACACCGGTGTAA